The Coprobacter tertius genome includes a region encoding these proteins:
- a CDS encoding glycosyltransferase, giving the protein MITIITCSIHPEKKVALEQNIASTIGIPYEFIGFDNRETAYGITKVYNQCASEARYDYLCFVHEDIQFDTQNWGKIIIGKLQEKDCGVIGFAGSAVKPRAISGWGSIPEYTRFHYIQHQKGKKPYVCKKGADENEFSQVIVLDGMCLFSTKKVWQDCRFDETTFPGFHLYDLDFSLQVALKYKNYVCNSVMIEHFSDGAYNPGWLKGTLDFHEKWGNILPVYVNRPNEKTVNKHERFSSYHFARFLIRKNTGDKDLIKKYISDFSQKYPFSFRNLKLYFHYLRKYKLGIGKNY; this is encoded by the coding sequence ATGATTACGATAATTACCTGTTCGATACATCCCGAAAAAAAAGTAGCTCTCGAGCAAAATATCGCCAGTACCATAGGCATTCCGTATGAATTTATCGGATTCGATAACCGGGAAACCGCTTACGGAATTACTAAAGTATATAACCAATGCGCATCGGAAGCGCGATATGATTATTTATGTTTCGTTCATGAAGACATACAGTTCGATACACAAAATTGGGGAAAAATCATTATCGGTAAATTACAGGAAAAAGATTGCGGAGTCATTGGTTTTGCAGGATCGGCCGTGAAACCGAGAGCGATCTCAGGATGGGGATCGATACCTGAATATACACGTTTTCATTACATTCAGCACCAGAAAGGCAAAAAACCTTATGTTTGTAAAAAAGGGGCTGATGAAAACGAATTTTCACAAGTAATCGTATTAGATGGAATGTGCCTTTTCTCGACAAAGAAAGTATGGCAAGATTGTCGGTTCGATGAAACGACTTTCCCTGGATTTCACCTATACGACCTCGACTTTTCATTGCAAGTCGCTCTCAAATACAAAAACTATGTTTGTAACTCGGTTATGATCGAGCATTTTTCGGATGGAGCTTATAATCCGGGCTGGTTAAAAGGGACACTCGACTTTCATGAGAAATGGGGAAACATATTGCCTGTGTATGTAAACCGCCCCAATGAAAAAACCGTAAACAAACACGAGCGATTCTCTTCTTATCATTTTGCTCGTTTTCTCATTCGGAAAAATACAGGAGATAAAGATTTAATTAAAAAATATATATCGGATTTCAGCCAAAAGTACCCTTTTTCTTTTCGGAACTTGAAATTATACTTTCATTATCTGAGAAAATACAAGTTAGGGATAGGAAAAAATTACTAA
- a CDS encoding DUF5672 family protein, whose amino-acid sequence MQPDKLVKIIIPIYTTTLKQEEWSSIDRCFSLLGKKYEIAFAVPEGLDIELLHRRYQNFSVHPFTPSFFKGLEGYNQMMLSPEFYKSFLDYEYILIYQTDAYVFKDDLSAWCLKGYDYIGAPWIPKKKYMKWYYHLYFNLKKIYNHLFGASDYTRLFYKVGNGGFSLRRVSKFYDISLTDKETISLYLSQCHRNRFNEDVFWGIEVNNREHRLHIPSWREALAFSFDKLPEDAFVLHGKQLPFGCHGWNKPAMRNFWKNIIPVSTDK is encoded by the coding sequence ATGCAACCCGATAAACTGGTAAAAATCATTATTCCGATATATACGACAACTCTAAAACAAGAAGAATGGAGTTCGATCGACCGTTGCTTTTCTTTATTGGGGAAAAAATACGAAATTGCCTTCGCCGTACCGGAAGGTCTCGATATAGAACTATTGCACAGACGATATCAGAATTTTTCTGTTCACCCTTTTACTCCATCCTTTTTTAAAGGACTGGAAGGATATAACCAGATGATGCTCTCTCCTGAATTTTACAAATCCTTTCTCGATTACGAGTATATTCTCATTTACCAAACCGATGCCTATGTTTTTAAAGACGACCTTTCGGCTTGGTGCCTGAAAGGTTACGATTATATCGGCGCTCCGTGGATACCGAAAAAAAAATATATGAAATGGTATTATCACCTATATTTCAACCTAAAAAAAATATATAATCACTTATTCGGAGCATCTGATTATACCCGTCTTTTTTATAAAGTAGGCAACGGAGGATTTTCTTTAAGAAGAGTAAGTAAGTTTTATGACATCTCGCTTACTGATAAAGAAACCATCTCGCTATACTTATCGCAGTGCCACCGAAACCGTTTCAACGAAGATGTATTTTGGGGAATTGAAGTAAATAATCGCGAACACAGGCTCCATATACCTTCATGGAGAGAAGCACTTGCCTTTTCCTTCGACAAATTACCCGAAGATGCTTTTGTATTACACGGGAAACAACTGCCTTTTGGATGTCATGGATGGAATAAACCGGCGATGCGCAATTTCTGGAAAAATATAATACCTGTGTCAACTGATAAATAA
- a CDS encoding zinc-dependent metalloprotease produces MKRNKYFLLGIVFAFLGTTVPYDVFAGQETPQENTLKLFKKKRKKKAQEEAGNQEKEENKSLKDYNNIVGEGTISQSGLFKVHQKKNDYYFEIPDSLIGRDMLVVNKLRKVPAEINKAGINKGINYQTEIIRFEWDKAGNKLLVREVQPRPVYPPKDVIGLSVEDNYIDPLMFSFKIDAYNADSTSFVVKINDVYNGESALNRFFPNLNVSSSVNKDLSRIVKVKAFDNNVAVISELTANVKEFNEVTNLTAEVSSSIVVLPEKPMVGRYTSPKVGYFSVPRLEYSDKQQRVSKRELITRWRLEPRPEDRDAYLRGELVEPARPIIFYIDRTTPVQWRKYIKQGVEDWQVAFEKAGFKNAIVARELSDTVPDDDDINYSVINYVASEMSNAMGPSITDPRSGEIIEADVIWWHNVIAVLKQWITIQTGAVNPAAGQPILPDSLMGDAMRFVACHEIGHSLGLRHNMMASAAYPTDSLRSKSFTEKMKSTASSIMDYARYNYVAQPGDGIKDLAPHIGPYDIFAIEYGYRWYNVESPAEEKEVLYEFLNDHKGKLYRYADAQPMRDASDPRAMIEDLGDDNVKAARYGMANLKRIMPKLIAWTTTGERGQTYTDAGKLYNGVIGQWNNYLYHVLSNVGGMYLDNTEVGDGQQTYTFVEKKRQKEALQFLLDEVFSNPEWLLKADINKYTYPIQVSSVLGNIENSPSFVLKNAQGYLFWDLLSNNRIVRMLENEKQNGKHAFTAIEMLDMMHKHIFGVTQRGGIPDANERELQKGFVDALLIAAQEEATTKEAPKLHLLSQPTAWCCNFHLDEDKAAGGRVVNFYSGQSNRTSDAVSVKRGELLRILDLLKSRLSSTADIAAKYHYKDVILRIETGLGLTK; encoded by the coding sequence ATGAAGAGAAACAAGTATTTCTTGTTGGGGATAGTGTTTGCTTTTTTGGGGACTACTGTGCCATACGATGTTTTTGCAGGGCAAGAAACTCCGCAGGAAAATACATTGAAACTGTTTAAAAAGAAACGTAAGAAAAAGGCTCAGGAAGAGGCCGGGAATCAGGAGAAAGAAGAAAATAAATCGTTGAAAGATTATAATAATATTGTAGGTGAGGGTACAATTTCTCAAAGTGGCCTTTTCAAAGTGCATCAGAAAAAAAACGATTATTATTTCGAAATACCCGATTCTCTAATCGGTCGTGATATGCTTGTGGTGAACAAGTTAAGGAAAGTACCGGCTGAGATCAATAAGGCAGGGATTAATAAAGGGATAAATTATCAAACTGAAATTATACGGTTCGAGTGGGATAAAGCCGGGAATAAATTACTTGTAAGAGAAGTTCAGCCCCGGCCGGTATATCCGCCTAAGGACGTTATCGGTCTCTCTGTAGAGGATAATTATATCGATCCTCTGATGTTTTCTTTTAAAATAGATGCCTATAATGCCGACTCGACTTCTTTCGTGGTAAAAATAAATGATGTTTATAATGGAGAATCGGCTTTAAACAGATTTTTTCCTAATCTAAATGTATCTTCTTCGGTGAATAAAGATCTTTCGCGCATTGTAAAGGTAAAAGCTTTCGATAATAATGTAGCTGTTATTTCTGAACTTACGGCTAATGTAAAAGAGTTTAACGAGGTAACTAACCTTACTGCCGAAGTAAGTTCTTCGATCGTTGTTCTGCCTGAAAAACCGATGGTGGGACGTTATACGAGTCCTAAGGTAGGGTATTTTTCGGTTCCTCGTCTCGAATATAGCGACAAACAACAACGAGTATCAAAACGGGAACTTATTACCCGGTGGCGTCTCGAACCACGTCCCGAAGATCGGGACGCTTATTTAAGGGGTGAATTGGTAGAGCCTGCGCGTCCGATTATATTTTATATCGATCGGACGACTCCGGTACAGTGGCGTAAATATATTAAGCAGGGTGTTGAAGACTGGCAGGTTGCTTTTGAGAAAGCCGGGTTTAAAAATGCGATTGTAGCGCGTGAGCTTTCCGATACGGTCCCCGATGACGATGATATTAATTATTCGGTTATCAATTATGTCGCTTCCGAGATGTCCAATGCTATGGGACCCTCGATAACCGATCCGCGTTCGGGTGAAATTATCGAAGCTGATGTGATATGGTGGCATAATGTAATTGCAGTGCTTAAACAATGGATAACTATTCAGACAGGTGCTGTAAATCCGGCAGCTGGTCAGCCTATACTTCCCGATAGTCTTATGGGTGATGCGATGCGTTTTGTAGCTTGCCATGAGATTGGTCATTCTCTTGGGTTGCGTCATAATATGATGGCCTCTGCTGCCTATCCGACAGATTCTTTACGCTCGAAAAGCTTTACTGAAAAAATGAAATCTACGGCATCTTCTATTATGGATTATGCACGTTATAATTATGTTGCGCAACCGGGTGACGGTATAAAGGATTTGGCTCCGCATATCGGACCTTACGATATTTTTGCTATCGAGTATGGTTATCGTTGGTATAATGTCGAATCTCCGGCGGAAGAAAAAGAAGTTTTATATGAGTTTTTGAATGACCATAAAGGAAAATTGTACCGGTATGCCGACGCTCAGCCGATGCGTGATGCCAGCGATCCCCGGGCGATGATAGAAGACCTTGGCGATGATAATGTAAAAGCCGCGCGTTACGGGATGGCGAATCTGAAAAGAATTATGCCGAAGTTGATTGCTTGGACGACTACCGGAGAAAGAGGTCAAACCTATACCGATGCCGGTAAATTGTATAACGGAGTCATCGGACAATGGAATAATTATTTATATCATGTACTTTCGAATGTAGGAGGGATGTATCTCGATAATACCGAAGTGGGCGATGGCCAGCAAACTTATACTTTCGTTGAGAAAAAACGGCAGAAAGAGGCATTGCAATTTCTTTTAGATGAAGTTTTTTCAAATCCCGAATGGTTATTGAAAGCTGATATCAATAAGTATACCTATCCGATACAGGTTTCTTCGGTATTGGGAAACATTGAAAATTCTCCTTCGTTCGTACTTAAAAATGCACAAGGGTATCTTTTCTGGGATCTCTTATCGAATAACCGCATCGTTCGGATGCTGGAGAATGAGAAACAAAATGGAAAGCATGCATTTACTGCTATCGAGATGCTCGATATGATGCATAAACATATTTTCGGTGTTACACAGCGAGGGGGAATTCCGGATGCTAATGAGCGGGAATTGCAGAAGGGATTTGTCGATGCACTACTGATTGCAGCGCAAGAAGAAGCAACTACAAAAGAAGCGCCTAAGCTACATTTGCTATCGCAACCTACAGCTTGGTGTTGCAATTTTCATCTGGATGAAGATAAGGCGGCAGGCGGTCGTGTTGTAAATTTTTACAGCGGTCAGTCTAATCGAACTTCCGATGCGGTCTCGGTAAAGCGAGGTGAATTATTGCGTATACTCGATTTGTTGAAATCGAGATTGTCCTCTACTGCTGATATCGCTGCCAAATATCATTATAAAGATGTTATTTTACGTATTGAAACAGGCTTGGGCCTGACGAAATAA